A segment of the Chryseobacterium scophthalmum genome:
TGTATAAGAAATTTGTGCTGATGACATTATTCCCAATAACATCATACATGTAAATAAAATTTTTCCCATAAATATCTATTTTATTAATTAACTACTAAATTAAAACTTTTTAACAAACAATAAACAATAATTTATTAAATCTATTTTAATTAAAATAACAAAAGTATAAATCTATTTAATTTTCACAAATCAATAAATCACATAAGAAATAGTAAAATTAATTTTAAATAATTCACAATCAAAAATTAAAAAAAAAAATAACAAAAAAATTATATATTGTTGCTTTTAACTCTCTCGTATTAATAAATTTCAACCAAAAAAAATAGCGGCTATTGAAGCCGCTATATAAATATTAATAATTAAAGTTTTTATTTTTTAATTGCTTTAATTGTTTGCTTAGAACCATCTTTCATATTCAGAACAACCAAATACATTCCTGAATTTAATCCTCCTAAATGAAGTGTAGATTCTGGTTTATCAAAAGTTTTAACCAATTTACCAGAGATATCTACTACTGAGATAGATTTCACATTGCTTACGTCTGAAATATTCAATACATCAGCAAATGGATTTGGATAAGCTTTCAATTTGTTGTCTTTAGCCTTAGTTTCACCTGTTGCTAAAACAATTGAAGAATCATAAGCAGAAACTTGGAACGCTCCATCCGTAGCTGTTGAGAATTTCCATACACTCACATACAATGTAGCTCCCGGAGTCTGTCCTGTTAATGATATTTTAGAGAAATTACCATTTCCATCATCATCATTACACGCTATAGATGTAGTTGATGTACAATCTGCAAATACAGACATTACCGTATCAGAAAGTGGAGATCCTGTAACAGCGTCCGTTTCAATAGTTAAGTTTCCTGAAGCAGGAACAACAACACTATACCAAACATTTCCACCTACATTGGTTGGAGTAGTTAAACAAGTTGCCGTTAGAGCTGGTGTATTCGTAGAACTATCTGTAGTACCAACCAAAGCATTTTGGGCAAATGTATTCCCTGGAGTTAACGAAGTAGCATTAGAACAATTATCGTTAGCTGGAGGCGGAGGTGGAGTTCCTACACAGATATCAAATGTTGCTGTAGTTGTAACTGTTGCTGTATACGTCCAAACTCTTACTTTATACTCCTGCCCTACTGTCAATCCTGTAACATTCATAATATTAGGATCACTACACATCACATGCACTAAAGAACCGCAAGATCCGCTGTATATCGCCATTGCCATATCTGTAGTACCAGATACATTAGAAAGTGACACTCTATGCGCAGAATTAGTAGCTGTAAATTTAAACCAAACATCATCATTTGTACCCGTCGCTCCACAAGTTGGAGCAGTTTCTGTAGAAGCAGTCGCACTTACTGTAGTTCCTGATGTTACAGAACCACATAAATAATTAGGGTTCACCGTTAATGCTACTGCACCTGAACAATTGTCATTAACTGGCGGCGGTGGCGGAGTACCAATACAAATATTAAAATTATTAGCATAAACCGTTGTTCCATTAGTATTAGAATTATAAACTCTAACATAATAAACCTGTCCCGGAGTTAAGCCGGTAAGTGGTGTAGTTACAGTTGTACCACATTTGATACTTGTTAAAGTTCCACATACTCCACTAAATACCTGAGTATATAAACTTGTAGATGAAGAAGAACCTGAAGCAACAACACTTGAAAGCAGTACTGTATGATCAGTACCTGTTGCAGTAAATGAATACCAAACATCATCATCAGCAACTCCAGTACAAGTTCCTACAGCTACACCAGAGCTTGTAGCAGATAAAGTTGTCCCTGCAACCGGTGAAGCACAATTCAAATTTGGACTTACTGTTAAAGAAACAGCAGCTGAACATTCATCATTTGCAGGAGCTGCAGGAAGGGTTCCAATACAAATATCGAATGTATTTGCGTATAAACTCGCTCCTGAATTAGCTTCAGAATTATAAACTCTCACATAATAAGTCTGCCCAACTGTTAAACCACTTAAAAGCGTAAAGTTTGCATTTGAAGTTACACAAGTTGTACTTGTCAAAGTTCCACAAGCACCACTGAAAACTTGAGCATATAAAGATGTAGAAGAAGAAGTACCTACTGATACCACATTCTTTAACTGAAGTGTATGAGCAGTTGTAGTTGCAGTAAATTTATACCAAACGTCATCATCAGGAGTTCCACTACAAGCTCCTACTGCTACACCTGAACTTGTTCCACCAGAAGTAGTTCCAGAAGTCACAGTACCACAATTAGTGTCAGGATTCACCGTTACTGTCACCGCATTTGCGCAATCATCATTAGCAGGAGGTGCAGGAGGGGTACTTACACAAATATCAAAACTTGCATTTCCGTTTGCAGTAGATGTATATGTATAAACTCTTATATAATAAGTTTGTCCCGCAGTAAGACCTGTAACCATATTCGCTTCAGGATCTGAACATAAAACACTCGTCATAGTACCACAAGCCCCAGATAATACCTGAAAATACATATCTGTTATCCCTGTTGCAATTCCCGTAGAAACAACATTTGATAAAGTTACTAAATGACTTGAAGAAGTTGCAACAAACTTATACCAAACATCATCATTTGGAGCACCTGAACATGGCGTTGCAGCCATAGACATGGATGAACCTAATGTATTTCCGGGTGTAGTTACTGTACACGTCAATGAAGGATTCACTGTTAACATTACAGCACCTGCACAATCATCATTAGAAGGCGCAGCAACATTGGTAGTCGTAAAGCTTCTCTCTGTACATCCAGATGAAACTACCGCTCCGTTATATGAAACAATTGTATAATAATATTGTGTTGAAGGATTCAATTGCTGAGCAGTAGCAAGAGTATATGTAGCCACATTACCCAAATCAAAATTAGCAAGAACATTACTAGCTCCAGCAGAAGTACCTATATTTAATCTATAACCCAATGCTCCGCTTACCAAAGACCATGTAAATGTAGTTCTTACAGGAAGCCCCGTTTGAGCAGTAGAAGGAGCACTTACAGTAGGACAGCCTAATGTAGTAGCCGTAGTAAAACTTCTTTCAGAACAAGCACTAGAAATACCAGCAGAATTAGAAGCATAAACTGTATAGTAATACTGTGTACTAAAATTAAGAGAGTTTGTAAAAGTATAAGAAGTACTTACGCCAACATCCTGCATATTTAAAATATTAGTTCCACCAGGAGTTGTTCCTACACTTACCTTGTAAGATGTAGCATAATTAACTGCGCCCCAAGTAATTGTTGGCATAACAGAAACACCTGTTGCAGCTGCAGCTGGTGCAGAAACTACTGGACAAGTTGGTGCAGTTGCTGCAGTAAGACCAAGTAGACTCGTAACAGATTTCACTGTAGACCTTGTACCAGCTGCAGGAGAAAAGGGATCAGGATTCACTGTATCACTTCTATAATGCAGACCTGAGTTAGTTGGTCCTGTATAAGTATAAAATCTATTTGATGTAGCTGTATAATCAGCTGTATTTTCATCAATCGCTATTAAAAGATTATCTGTATTATTATAAGCAAAAGGTGAACTGAAATTTACAGTCACCTCACCACCTACAATGCTTACAGCACCAGAAAAAACTTGAGTCAATGCAGATGCAGCTACCCAATCAGTTGTACTAGAAAAACTGGTTTTAGTTGTGTGACCTACATAAACTACCCAATCAACCGATTTGGTAATATCTGCATTATTCGGTAGATAAAACTTTATACCAGTAATATTACCCGCAGCAGTAGCATTTATTTCGCTTTTAGTAAAAATCTGCTGGGTGTAATTATACCCGTAATTCACATCTACAGGGGCATATCCCCCCTGTGTCGTTCCACTACCCAAGGTTACCTGAGCATTCACAAAAGTGGCTATCAAAAATAATAGGCACGTTAGTAGAAGTTTTTTCATATTCAGTTAAATTAAAATTAGAGGGCTAAATTAATAAATATTAACATTACAAATCAAAAAAAATGTTAATATTTTAAAAATATTCCAACAATACAACTATATCACTGAAATATCATTAAACAAACATTTAATTACAATCATTTCGTAAAAATTAAAATCACTCCTAAACCACTAATTACTAACCTATTAAACTAATAGAGTAATCAATTTATTTAACAATAATTATTTTAAAATTTCATCAATTATAAAAACAAAAAAAGTCACAATCTGATTTTGATTGCGACTTTTTATTAATTTCTTAATAAATATTAGTTCAAATAAAATTCATATTTATTAAGAAGCTGAATATTTTTTATTAAATCTCCATTAAGATTTACCGAATGTTTCATCGATTGAACTTCAATATGAGAATCATCTTCGATATTTTTAATGTAAAATTTAAACTTTTGAGTACCTTGGTTTTCATTCAAAACACTTCTAAAAAAACTCAAATCTTCAGGTCTGAAATCCATCACATCCATTACCAACGAAATACTTTTTGCAAATTTTTCAAAAGCTTCCTGTAATTCAATCACTTCATTTACATTAACGAATACTCTTCCATCTTTTACTTGGGCAAATTTTATTTTTAAAATCACAAAACGTTGCACTTCCAGTTTCTCCTTCAATTTCATATAATCACGGTCTCCTAACCTGAAAGAATATGATCCAGAATAATCTTCCAATGTTACAAAAGCCACTTTTTCACCGCTTCTAAAGCCATCTTTCACAACATATTCTGTAATCAAACCGGCAACAGTATATTCTTTTCCGCCACCACCGTTTTCTCTTTCTTTCTGTAGTGTTTTCCAGTCTTTTTTCTTTTCTTCAAACAGTTCTTCCTGCTTATTTGCAAAAGCCTGTTCTTTGTAAGCATCAACCTCATCGAGATTTAAAAATCCGAAAACTCCTTTTGGTTCAGCTTTTTTGATTACTTCTTCTATAATCTCTTCTTCACCTGTTGATAATTCATCAGATACAATTTCAATTAAATCTGCAACCTCATCCACAGAATCTTTTTCAAGAATTGGAACTTCTTCAGTTACCACTTTCGCTTCTTCCTCTTTTTCCAAAACAGATTTTTTAGAAAGACTTCCCTGCATAAACTGATACTGAAATTTAAACTCATCCAGCGGATGCGCAGAAAGATAGAACCCAATCGTTTCTTTTTCTTTATTCAACTTATGCATATTCGGCCACTCCGGACAAGGTGCTAATTTGGGCTGCTCAATCTGAACTTCATCAGCAAAATCAGCAAAAAGTGAATGTTCCATCTCATTTTTACTTTCCTGAAAACTTTGCCCGTATCTTATTAAACGTTCCAAATTAGTTTTTCCCGACATATCAATATCAAAATACTGACCTCTATGGAAAGAACCCAATTCATCGAACGCACCTGCAACAACCAAACTTTCCGCCACTCTTTTATTCATCTGAGAAGGTAAAATTCTTTCGAAAAAATCATAAACATTCTTAAACCTTCCGTTGGCTCTTTCTCTGGTAATCCCTTCACTTGGACCTTCCCCGATCCCTTTTATCGCACCCAAACCAAAACGAATCTGACCTTTTTCGTTTACCGAAAATTTATATTGTGATTCATTTACATCAGGCCCCAAAACATCAACGCCCATACTTTTACAATCTTCCATAAACATGGTAATCGATTCGGTATTGTTAATGTTGTTACTCATTACACTCGCCATATATTCTGCAGGATAATTCGCTTTCAAATACGCTGTCTGATAAGCAATTAAAGCATAACAAGTAGAGTGAGATTTGTTGAAAGCATATTCTGCAAAAGCTTTCCAGTCATTCCAAATTTTTTCTAATCTTTCTTCATTCAAATTGTTTTTTCTTCCTCCTTCAATGAATTTTGGATACATCTTGTTTAGAACCTCGATCTGCTTTTTACCCATCGCCTTTCTCAAAGTATCGGCTTCACCTTTTGTAAAATTGGCTAATTTTTGAGATAAAAGCATTACCTGTTCCTGATAAACAGTAATTCCGTAGGTTTCTTTTAAATATTCTTCAGTTTCATCCAAGTCATAGACTACTTCTTCTATTCCGTGTTTTCTGTTAATAAAACTCGGAATGTATTTAATCGGACCCGGTCTGTAAAGAGCATTCATGGCAATCAAATCCGCAAAAACTGTCGGTTTCAGCTCACGCATATATTTTTGCATCCCTGGACTTTCATACTGGAAAATCCCAACCGTTCTTCCTTCCTTAAATAACTGATAGGTTTTAGCATCATCCAAAGGAATCAAATCAGGATCAATATCAACTCCGTGTCTGGCTTTAACAATTTTTAAAGCATCTTTAATAATCGTCAAAGTTCGGAGACCCAAAAAGTCCATCTTAAGAAGTCCTGCACTTTCTGCTACCGAGTTATCAAACTGAGAAACCAAAATATCGGCATCTTTCGCAGCAATCGTTACTGGAACCAGGTTACTTACATCTTCCGGTGTAATGATAACTCCACAAGCGTGAATTCCTGTATTTCTGATACAGCCTTCCATCTTTTTTGCGCTTGCCAAAACATCATGACGCGCATCACCGGGAGTATTAAGAACATACTTCATCTCATCGACAAGCATTTGCTCTTCAGGCTTTAATTTATCGTATTTAGATAAAGCTTTTGCAATGTTCATTCCCGGACTTGGAGGAATTAATTTGGCAATATTATTAGTATCCGGAATCGGTAAATCTAAAACTCTTCCCGCATCTTTAATTGCAGATTTCCCACCCAAAACCGAGTAAGTAATAATCTGTGCTACCTGATTTTTACCATATTTTTCTACAACCCATTTTATAATCTTATCACGACCTTCATCATCAAAGTCGATATCAATATCGGGCATTGAAATCCTTTCCGGATTCAAAAATCTCTCGAATAGCAAATCATATTTTATCGGGTCTACGTTGGTAATTCCGGTACAATATGCAACTGCAGAACCTGCCGCAGAACCACGACCGGGACCAACCCAAACTCCCATTTTTCGGGCTTCGTTACAAAAATCCTGTACAATCAAAAAGTAACCGGGATAACCTGTATTAGCAACAACTTCAAGCTCAAAATCAAGACGTTCTTTGATTTCAGGAGTAATTCCTGTCTCTTTATATCTAATTTTTGCACCTTCATAAGTCAGATGCGTTAAATAAGCCATTTCCCCGCGTTTCCCTCCATCTACATCATCTTCAGCATGAATAAATTCATCCGGAATATCAAATTTTGGAAGAAGTACGTCTCTTTTTAAAGTATAAGGACTGAATTTTGCCGTAAATTCTTCATACGCATCAAATGCATCGGGATAATTGAGAAAAGCTTCTTTTATTTCATGAGAATTTTTAATATAATATTCTCCGGTCGCCAAACCTCTTCTTTTTCCAAAGCCTTTTCCAACAGGAGTTGTCAGCTTTTCGCCATCTTTAATACAGCTTACAATATCCTGAATATTAGAATCATCTTTATTGGTATAATAAGTTTGATTCTGTGCCAATATTTTAACATTATATTTATCTGCAAAATGCAATAAAACATCATTCAAATGTTCTTCTTCAGGCAGTTTATGATTTTGAATCTGAACATAAAAATCATCTTCAAATGTATCTTTCCACCATTTAAAAAGCTCCTCCCCTTTTTGCTCACCCGTATTTAGGATCGCATCAGGAATATCTCCATGAATTCCTGAAGTCAAAGCAATCAACCCTTCTTTATATTCAGCAATTAATTCTCTGCTAATCCTTGGAACTCCGAAATAAAATCCTTTAAGAAAACCAATACTCGAAAGCTTTGCTAAATTTTTATATCCATTAAAATCTTTCGCCAACAAAACTACTTGTGTTCTTCTGTCGGGATCGTCTTTAGTAAATTGTTTCTGCTCATAACGGTCTGAAATGTAAAATTCACAACCAACAACAGGAATCAAAGGCTCAGAAACAGGTTCTTCTTCATTGAATTCCGTTCCATTTTCTTCAGCTTCCTGTTTTTTTGCTAAAAATTCTTTATGTTTTTTTGAACGGTCAGAATTGGTAGATTCAACTGCTGAAACAAATTTGAAAGCTCCCATCATATTCCCCAAATCAACCATTCCGACTGCTGGAAAATTTTCTTCTGAAGCTTTCTTTATTAAATCATTAATCCCTGAAGTTGCCGTTAATGTTGAAAAAACACTTTTATTATCGAAGTTGAAATATCTTCCTAAATCAATATCATCAATACTTCCTACATCAGACTGTTTTTTCTTATTATTGAAATCCGCAACCTGCCTTCTGATAATTATTCCAAAAGGTTTTATGGGATTTGGATGCAAAGTTTTGAAATAAGCTAATTGATCTTCCGAAGTTTTTAAAACCTCAGCAGGAATAATCCCGATACGCATCATTTCGAAGAAAACCTGAGCTGTAGCATTTACGTCGGCCGCTGCGTTGTGTGCTTCGTCAAATTTATGACCGTATAACTTTTCATATAACTCTTCCAGTTTTGGAGATTTATACTTTCCACCTCTTCCACCTCCTAGCTGACAATAATTTGTCCCCAGAATCATGGTATCGGCTTTGGGTTTTTCCTGAAGATTATCCTGAATATTTTTTCTGAAAAATTCAGCACCTACAATATTGTAATCAAACTCAACATTATGTCCGGAAACTACTCTTACGCGCTCTAAAACTTTAGAAAACTCTTCTAAAATCTCTTGCAGATCACGACCTTCTTCATTGGCAATTTTAGTAGTAATACCGTGAATTCTAGCAGCATTAAAGGGAATATCATACCCTTCCGGTTTTATTATATAATCTTGATTTTCAAGCAAATTACCCTCATCATCATGCAGTTGCCAAGCAATCTGCACCATTCTTGGCCAGTTTTCTGAATCTGATAGTGGAGCATTGAAATTTTTTGGTAAACCTGTGGTTTCTGTGTCAAAAACTAAATACATGTATTTTTTCTAGCTTTTATTAAAAAAAGAGAATGTAAAGTTACTTCAATTTTTATAATTTTTTCTGATAACTTTATAAAAACAACTCCCTTTTTTAACATCATAAGAAGTATATCAAAAACAACAATTTTAATAAAAGAACTAAATATTTTTTTACTAATTTAATAATTTTACTCACAGAAAGTTATTAATTCATATATTTGTCACTCATAATCGTGTAATAATTTTTTATAATCTATCATGAAAAAACATTTACTTTTAATAAGTACATTGGCAATTTCTCTTTTGAGTGCACAAAGCAATGACGCATTGAAGAGGGACTTTGAAAGACAGAATAAGGAGAACAATGCAAAATTTGACTCTTATGTTGCAAAACGTTATGGAGCAGATAAATCTCCAGAGGTTTTAAAGGAAATAGAAGAACAAAGAAGTACTTTATCTGGTTTTGATCCAAGTGGAAAACCATATTTTCTAAAAGCTGAAGATATGGATCAAATTAAAAATTCTAATTCTGATTTTCTTCAAAACGGAACTATTACTGGATTAACAGGGTCATTTAATGGTGAAAACATCAAGTTTACAATTTTTGATGGCGGTAGAGTATTTGGAGGACATGCATTTTTTGACAACCTTCCTGGCAGAATCACGAGTAAAGAAGCTACCACAATGAATTATAGTGCGCACGCAACTTCAGTAGCCGGATTTATTGGAGCAAGAGCGCATACACAAACATTAACTATTAATGGTTCACCAAGAAGTATAAACTTCCAGGGTATTGCTAAAAACTCTACTATGGATTCTTATGCATTTAGAAATAGTGTTTTACCTGGAAATACTACTACAAGTACAGTTTTCCAAAAAATTATTGCTGCACAACCGAAAATATCTAACCACTCTTACGGAACAAATACAGGATGGAGCATAGCAACTGTTTCTGGTGCTGCTGCCTTGGTATGGAATGGAGCTTTCACAAGCCCTAATCAATCAGCTGACCTTCAGGGAACATATTTTTCTAGTGATCAAAACTATGATCAAATTGTTTATAGTAACCCTTCATACATTATCGTAAAATCATCTGGAAACTATTTTGGTACCGGTCCTGATTTACCTGGAGGAGATACCGCACCAAAATATTACTCTGATGCTAATGGTAACTTAGTTGAATTTGCTGCTACTGATACTTTACCTCTTACAAATTGCTCTTTCGGATACGACTGTATTAGTAATGGATCATTAGCCAAAAACATAATTGTTGTAGGTGCTACAGATATTATAACAGCAAACAACGGAAGGTATGTTACTGCAAGCAATGTTATCCATTCTGATTACAGTAGTGCTGGTCCTAGAGATGACGGTGGTATAAAGCCAGATATAACTGCAGTTGGAACTTCAGTTGGAAGTGCATCAACAGCAGAAGATACAGTAGGAAGTAACAGCTTAACAGTTGGTGATGGTACATCATATTCAGCACCTGTAGTTACTGGTATTATTGGTTTATGGACACAAATCAACAAACAATTATTTAACAATAATGAATTAAATGCTGCTTCAGCAAAAACATTAATGATACATTCTGCAGCTGAAGCTGGGAATGTAGGACCAGATCCATTATTTGGATGGGGATTCATTGATAGCAAAAAAGGAGCAGAGCTATTAGTAGGAAAATCAAACAATACTGTAATTTTCACTGATGAAACATTAGCAAGTGGGGTTGCTAACAGCAAGACAATTAAAGCATCCGGAACAGAACCTCTTAAAGTAACTGTTTCTTGGATTGATCCTGCATTTGTTTTACCTGCTAACCTAACATGGGCACAAGCTTACAACAACAGATCTTCAAGGCTAATAAACGATTTAGATGTAAGAATTATTGATACTACAACTAATACTGTATATCAACCTTGGAAATTAGATGCAAACAGCCCAATGACACCAGCAACAAAAGCTGATAATACTGTAGATAACGTAGAACAAGTAGTTTTAGATAATCCAGTTGCGGGTAGAACTTATAGAATAGAAGTAACTAATAAAGGAACATTGGTGAATAGTGCGGGTACAGCTGCTCCTCAAAACTATTCTATAATCGTTACAGGATTCAATGAGGTTTTAGGAACAAAAGATGTTGTAAATTCAACAAACGGAATTGTTATTGCACCAACTCTTACAAAAGATGTTGTAAACATCTTAAAAGCGCCTAAAAAATCTAGCTACACAGTATATGATTTATCTGGTAAGA
Coding sequences within it:
- a CDS encoding T9SS type A sorting domain-containing protein, whose translation is MKKLLLTCLLFLIATFVNAQVTLGSGTTQGGYAPVDVNYGYNYTQQIFTKSEINATAAGNITGIKFYLPNNADITKSVDWVVYVGHTTKTSFSSTTDWVAASALTQVFSGAVSIVGGEVTVNFSSPFAYNNTDNLLIAIDENTADYTATSNRFYTYTGPTNSGLHYRSDTVNPDPFSPAAGTRSTVKSVTSLLGLTAATAPTCPVVSAPAAAATGVSVMPTITWGAVNYATSYKVSVGTTPGGTNILNMQDVGVSTSYTFTNSLNFSTQYYYTVYASNSAGISSACSERSFTTATTLGCPTVSAPSTAQTGLPVRTTFTWSLVSGALGYRLNIGTSAGASNVLANFDLGNVATYTLATAQQLNPSTQYYYTIVSYNGAVVSSGCTERSFTTTNVAAPSNDDCAGAVMLTVNPSLTCTVTTPGNTLGSSMSMAATPCSGAPNDDVWYKFVATSSSHLVTLSNVVSTGIATGITDMYFQVLSGACGTMTSVLCSDPEANMVTGLTAGQTYYIRVYTYTSTANGNASFDICVSTPPAPPANDDCANAVTVTVNPDTNCGTVTSGTTSGGTSSGVAVGACSGTPDDDVWYKFTATTTAHTLQLKNVVSVGTSSSTSLYAQVFSGACGTLTSTTCVTSNANFTLLSGLTVGQTYYVRVYNSEANSGASLYANTFDICIGTLPAAPANDECSAAVSLTVSPNLNCASPVAGTTLSATSSGVAVGTCTGVADDDVWYSFTATGTDHTVLLSSVVASGSSSSTSLYTQVFSGVCGTLTSIKCGTTVTTPLTGLTPGQVYYVRVYNSNTNGTTVYANNFNICIGTPPPPPVNDNCSGAVALTVNPNYLCGSVTSGTTVSATASTETAPTCGATGTNDDVWFKFTATNSAHRVSLSNVSGTTDMAMAIYSGSCGSLVHVMCSDPNIMNVTGLTVGQEYKVRVWTYTATVTTTATFDICVGTPPPPPANDNCSNATSLTPGNTFAQNALVGTTDSSTNTPALTATCLTTPTNVGGNVWYSVVVPASGNLTIETDAVTGSPLSDTVMSVFADCTSTTSIACNDDDGNGNFSKISLTGQTPGATLYVSVWKFSTATDGAFQVSAYDSSIVLATGETKAKDNKLKAYPNPFADVLNISDVSNVKSISVVDISGKLVKTFDKPESTLHLGGLNSGMYLVVLNMKDGSKQTIKAIKK
- the dnaE gene encoding DNA polymerase III subunit alpha produces the protein MYLVFDTETTGLPKNFNAPLSDSENWPRMVQIAWQLHDDEGNLLENQDYIIKPEGYDIPFNAARIHGITTKIANEEGRDLQEILEEFSKVLERVRVVSGHNVEFDYNIVGAEFFRKNIQDNLQEKPKADTMILGTNYCQLGGGRGGKYKSPKLEELYEKLYGHKFDEAHNAAADVNATAQVFFEMMRIGIIPAEVLKTSEDQLAYFKTLHPNPIKPFGIIIRRQVADFNNKKKQSDVGSIDDIDLGRYFNFDNKSVFSTLTATSGINDLIKKASEENFPAVGMVDLGNMMGAFKFVSAVESTNSDRSKKHKEFLAKKQEAEENGTEFNEEEPVSEPLIPVVGCEFYISDRYEQKQFTKDDPDRRTQVVLLAKDFNGYKNLAKLSSIGFLKGFYFGVPRISRELIAEYKEGLIALTSGIHGDIPDAILNTGEQKGEELFKWWKDTFEDDFYVQIQNHKLPEEEHLNDVLLHFADKYNVKILAQNQTYYTNKDDSNIQDIVSCIKDGEKLTTPVGKGFGKRRGLATGEYYIKNSHEIKEAFLNYPDAFDAYEEFTAKFSPYTLKRDVLLPKFDIPDEFIHAEDDVDGGKRGEMAYLTHLTYEGAKIRYKETGITPEIKERLDFELEVVANTGYPGYFLIVQDFCNEARKMGVWVGPGRGSAAGSAVAYCTGITNVDPIKYDLLFERFLNPERISMPDIDIDFDDEGRDKIIKWVVEKYGKNQVAQIITYSVLGGKSAIKDAGRVLDLPIPDTNNIAKLIPPSPGMNIAKALSKYDKLKPEEQMLVDEMKYVLNTPGDARHDVLASAKKMEGCIRNTGIHACGVIITPEDVSNLVPVTIAAKDADILVSQFDNSVAESAGLLKMDFLGLRTLTIIKDALKIVKARHGVDIDPDLIPLDDAKTYQLFKEGRTVGIFQYESPGMQKYMRELKPTVFADLIAMNALYRPGPIKYIPSFINRKHGIEEVVYDLDETEEYLKETYGITVYQEQVMLLSQKLANFTKGEADTLRKAMGKKQIEVLNKMYPKFIEGGRKNNLNEERLEKIWNDWKAFAEYAFNKSHSTCYALIAYQTAYLKANYPAEYMASVMSNNINNTESITMFMEDCKSMGVDVLGPDVNESQYKFSVNEKGQIRFGLGAIKGIGEGPSEGITRERANGRFKNVYDFFERILPSQMNKRVAESLVVAGAFDELGSFHRGQYFDIDMSGKTNLERLIRYGQSFQESKNEMEHSLFADFADEVQIEQPKLAPCPEWPNMHKLNKEKETIGFYLSAHPLDEFKFQYQFMQGSLSKKSVLEKEEEAKVVTEEVPILEKDSVDEVADLIEIVSDELSTGEEEIIEEVIKKAEPKGVFGFLNLDEVDAYKEQAFANKQEELFEEKKKDWKTLQKERENGGGGKEYTVAGLITEYVVKDGFRSGEKVAFVTLEDYSGSYSFRLGDRDYMKLKEKLEVQRFVILKIKFAQVKDGRVFVNVNEVIELQEAFEKFAKSISLVMDVMDFRPEDLSFFRSVLNENQGTQKFKFYIKNIEDDSHIEVQSMKHSVNLNGDLIKNIQLLNKYEFYLN
- a CDS encoding S8 family peptidase, with product MKKHLLLISTLAISLLSAQSNDALKRDFERQNKENNAKFDSYVAKRYGADKSPEVLKEIEEQRSTLSGFDPSGKPYFLKAEDMDQIKNSNSDFLQNGTITGLTGSFNGENIKFTIFDGGRVFGGHAFFDNLPGRITSKEATTMNYSAHATSVAGFIGARAHTQTLTINGSPRSINFQGIAKNSTMDSYAFRNSVLPGNTTTSTVFQKIIAAQPKISNHSYGTNTGWSIATVSGAAALVWNGAFTSPNQSADLQGTYFSSDQNYDQIVYSNPSYIIVKSSGNYFGTGPDLPGGDTAPKYYSDANGNLVEFAATDTLPLTNCSFGYDCISNGSLAKNIIVVGATDIITANNGRYVTASNVIHSDYSSAGPRDDGGIKPDITAVGTSVGSASTAEDTVGSNSLTVGDGTSYSAPVVTGIIGLWTQINKQLFNNNELNAASAKTLMIHSAAEAGNVGPDPLFGWGFIDSKKGAELLVGKSNNTVIFTDETLASGVANSKTIKASGTEPLKVTVSWIDPAFVLPANLTWAQAYNNRSSRLINDLDVRIIDTTTNTVYQPWKLDANSPMTPATKADNTVDNVEQVVLDNPVAGRTYRIEVTNKGTLVNSAGTAAPQNYSIIVTGFNEVLGTKDVVNSTNGIVIAPTLTKDVVNILKAPKKSSYTVYDLSGKKLQNGVINSAQETISLSSYTNGIYIIEVKTDKDVISKKVIKE